The following coding sequences are from one Sesamum indicum cultivar Zhongzhi No. 13 linkage group LG11, S_indicum_v1.0, whole genome shotgun sequence window:
- the LOC105173133 gene encoding AAA-ATPase At2g46620-like, with translation MPMFLVNLFLICLSIICFLFLVRLFLHRTALIYVVRRCVEWVEDRVHVHQHFRVPEFNDSTHQENLFYRRLSLYLNSLPSLEDSDFTNLFSGINPNDILLSLDDHQQVHDIFLGARLSWLNQIVRDHQNQKKKDKRRILKPYLQHIHAVSDDIEQRGKELRIHNHSNGKWKSVPFNHPATFDSLVIDPDLKTKIRSDLEAFLKSKQYYHKLGRVWKRSYLLYGPSGTGKSSFIAATANLLNYDVYNVNLWQVADDADLNAILLKTTSKSVIVVEDLDRYVLEKSRARITSSGLLNFMDGILNSQDERLMIFTMNSKDGVDPDLLRPGRIDMHIHFPMCDFNSFKNLANNYLGVKEHKLFPQVEEIIQSGARMSPAEISELMLVNRSSPSRALKSVISALQSNSKHVGKVGGRMSESTAPSPAMSEESGGVDWKETVVPKEFRKLYGLLRLKSCRRAGSLDHDSEISER, from the exons ATGCCCATGTTTCTTGTAAACCTgttcttgatttgtttgtcGATTATATGTTTCCTGTTCCTGGTTCGATTGTTTCTCCACCGGACGGCTCTGATATATGTCGTCAGGAGATGCGTTGAGTGGGTGGAAGACCGAGTTCACGTCCACCAACACTTCAGAGTCCCTGAGTTCAACGATTCCACCCACCAGGAAAACCTCTTTTACCGCCGCCTTTCCCTCTACCTCAATTCTTTGCCTTCCTTGGAAGACTCCGATTTCACCAATCTCTTCTCTGGGATTAACCCCAACGACATCCTTCTCTCACTCGACGACCATCAACAAGTCCACGATATTTTCCTCGGTGCTCGACTTTCATGGCTAAATCAAATCGTCAGAGATCATCAGAACCAG aagaaaaaggataagCGAAGAATTCTCAAACCTTATCTTCAACACATACACGCCGTCTCCGACGACATCGAGCAGAGAGGTAAAGAATTGAGGATTCACAATCACAGCAACGGCAAATGGAAATCGGTTCCCTTCAATCACCCCGCCACTTTCGACTCGCTCGTCATCGACCCCGATTTGAAAACCAAAATACGCTCCGATTTGGAAGCATTTCTTAAATCCAAGCAGTATTACCACAAGCTGGGTCGTGTTTGGAAACGCAGTTATCTCCTCTACGGCCCTTCCGGCACCGGGAAATCCAGTTTCATCGCAGCCACGGCCAATCTGCTGAATTACGACGTTTACAACGTCAATTTGTGGCAAGTGGCCGATGACGCCGATCTCAATGCGATTCTGCTGAAAACCACGAGTAAATCTGTGATCGTCGTCGAGGATTTGGATCGCTATGTTTTGGAGAAATCGAGGGCGCGGATTACGTCATCGGGTTTGCTGAATTTCATGGACGGGATATTGAATTCTCAGGATGAGAGGCTTATGATTTTCACGATGAACAGTAAAGATGGAGTCGATCCAGACTTGCTGCGGCCTGGAAGAATTGATATGCACATTCATTTTCCTATGTGTGATTTCAACTCTTTCAAGAATCTGGCCAATAATTATCTAGGAGTTAAGGAGCATAAGTTATTTCCACAAGTAGAGGAGATTATTCAAAGCGGAGCGAGGATGAGTCCGGCAGAGATCAGCGAGTTGATGTTAGTGAATCGGAGCTCGCCGAGCCGTGCGCTGAAATCAGTGATCTCCGCTTTACAATCCAACAGTAAACATGTGGGAAAGGTGGGAGGGAGGATGAGCGAGAGCACGGCACCGTCGCCAGCGATGTCGGAGGAGTCTGGTGGCGTTGATTGGAAGGAGACAGTAGTGCCGAAGGAGTTTCGAAAGTTGTATGGACTGTTAAGATTAAAGAGCTGCAGGAGAGCAGGATCTTTGGATCATGATTCCGAAATCAGTGAACGATGa
- the LOC105173065 gene encoding serine/arginine-rich splicing factor RS31 isoform X1, whose amino-acid sequence MRPIFCGNFEYDTRQSDLERLFSKYGRIERIDMKSGFAFVYFEDERDAEDAIRGLDNLPFGYDRRRLSVEWAKGERGRHHDARATSQRPTKTLFVINFDPVRTRERDIERHFEPYGKVLNVRIRRNFAFVQFETQEDATKALECTHMSKILDRVVSVEYALRDDDERGGRYDSPRRDYGRRGESPPRRSPSPRYRRSRMSPDYGRARSPVYDRYNGPSYARARSPEYGRYRK is encoded by the exons ATGAGACCCATTTTCTGCGGCAATTTTGAGTACGATACTCGACAATCGGACTTGGAGCGCTTATTTTCCAAATATGGAAGAATCGAACGTATCGACATGAAATCTG GATTTGCCTTCGTTTATTTTGAGGATGAACGCGATGCCGAAGATGCCATCCGTGGTCTTGACAACTTACCATTTGGATATGACAGGCGCAGATTGTCAGTTGAATGGGCCAAG GGTGAACGTGGAAGGCATCATGATGCAAGAGCAACAAGCCAGAGACCGACTAAAACcctttttgtgataaattttgaccCAGTCCGTACGAGAGAACGTGATATAGAGAGGCACTTTGAACCATATGGGAAGGTTCTTAATGTACGCATTCGTCGGAATTTTGCATTTGTGCAATTTGAGACCCAGGAAGATGCCACGAAAGCTTTGGAGTGCACCCACATGAG TAAGATACTAGACAGAGTTGTTTCTGTCGAGTATGCTCTGAGGGATGATGATGAGAGAGGTGGAAGATATGATAGCCCAAGAAGAGATTATGGAAGGCGTGGAGAGAGTCCTCCCCGGAGGTCACCCAGTCCTCGGTACCGCCGGAGTCGTATGAGTCCTGATTATGGGCGGGCTAGAAGCCCAGTTTATGATAGGTACAACGGCCCTTCATATGCAAGGGCCAGGAGTCCTGAATATGGCAGATATCGAAAATAA
- the LOC105173065 gene encoding serine/arginine-rich splicing factor RS31 isoform X2: MFAGFAFVYFEDERDAEDAIRGLDNLPFGYDRRRLSVEWAKGERGRHHDARATSQRPTKTLFVINFDPVRTRERDIERHFEPYGKVLNVRIRRNFAFVQFETQEDATKALECTHMSKILDRVVSVEYALRDDDERGGRYDSPRRDYGRRGESPPRRSPSPRYRRSRMSPDYGRARSPVYDRYNGPSYARARSPEYGRYRK; this comes from the exons ATGTTTGCAG GATTTGCCTTCGTTTATTTTGAGGATGAACGCGATGCCGAAGATGCCATCCGTGGTCTTGACAACTTACCATTTGGATATGACAGGCGCAGATTGTCAGTTGAATGGGCCAAG GGTGAACGTGGAAGGCATCATGATGCAAGAGCAACAAGCCAGAGACCGACTAAAACcctttttgtgataaattttgaccCAGTCCGTACGAGAGAACGTGATATAGAGAGGCACTTTGAACCATATGGGAAGGTTCTTAATGTACGCATTCGTCGGAATTTTGCATTTGTGCAATTTGAGACCCAGGAAGATGCCACGAAAGCTTTGGAGTGCACCCACATGAG TAAGATACTAGACAGAGTTGTTTCTGTCGAGTATGCTCTGAGGGATGATGATGAGAGAGGTGGAAGATATGATAGCCCAAGAAGAGATTATGGAAGGCGTGGAGAGAGTCCTCCCCGGAGGTCACCCAGTCCTCGGTACCGCCGGAGTCGTATGAGTCCTGATTATGGGCGGGCTAGAAGCCCAGTTTATGATAGGTACAACGGCCCTTCATATGCAAGGGCCAGGAGTCCTGAATATGGCAGATATCGAAAATAA
- the LOC105173064 gene encoding calcium-binding protein KIC-like yields the protein METKVDGGEYQDLLPVMADKLDVDTFVAELCSGFRLLADPAKGLITSTSLQKNCELLGLQGMSEEDAEAMVREGDLDGDGALNETEFCILMVRLSPGMMEDAETWLDKAIQGELQRASS from the coding sequence atggaaaCCAAAGTTGATGGCGGAGAATACCAAGACTTGTTGCCTGTGATGGCAGATAAGTTAGATGTCGATACCTTTGTTGCCGAACTCTGCAGTGGGTTCCGTCTTCTGGCAGATCCAGCTAAAGGGTTGATCACGTCCACAAGTCTGCAGAAGAACTGTGAGCTTTTAGGATTACAAGGGATGAGCGAAGAAGATGCAGAGGCTATGGTACGAGAAGGCGATCTAGACGGAGATGGGGCGCTCAACGAGACGGAGTTTTGCATTCTTATGGTCAGACTCAGTCCGGGGATGATGGAGGATGCTGAGACTTGGCTTGACAAGGCCATCCAAGGGGAGTTGCAGAGAGCCTCTTCTTGA
- the LOC105173067 gene encoding protein yippee-like At4g27745 — MGDLIGPRLYSCYKCRNPVALHDDIVSKGFQSKNGRAFLFSHAHNVLTGPKEDRQLMTGLHRVADIHCVDCREVLGWKYEKAYEESQKYKEGKVVLEKYKIVKENW; from the exons ATGGGAGATTTGATCGGTCCAAGGTTGTACAGCTGCTATAAATGCAGAAACCCTGTTGCTCTTCATGATGATATCGTTTCAAAAGGATTTCAG TCGAAAAACGGTAGAGCCTTTCTATTTTCTCATGCACATAATGTCTTAACGGGTCCAAAGGAGGATCGGCAGCTGATGACCGGTTTGCACAGGGTGGCCGACATCCACTGTGTAGACTGCCGGGAGGTGTTGGGGTGGAAGTATGAGAAAGCGTACGAAGAGTCACAAAAGTACAAGGAAGGAAAAGTAGTGCTCgaaaagtataaaattgtgaaagaAAATTGGTAG
- the LOC105173068 gene encoding serine/threonine-protein kinase WNK8-like has protein sequence MNSGAGSGLRHSVIGDGSGSGNRNMNSIGSSGSQGIYNAAPDHEVDYVEKCPRGQYVRYNEVLGKGAFKTVYKAFDQVDGIEVAWNRVKIDEVLQSPQDLEKLYSEVHLVKQLKHENIIKFYDSWIDEKKKTINMITELFTSGSLRQYRKKHKTVDMKAIKNWARQILRGLDYLHSQIPPVIHRDLKCDNILVNGNQGEVKIGDLGLATILQRPTAKSVIGTPEFMAPELYEEEYNELVDIYSFGMCLLEMVTLDYPYSECKNPAQIFRKVTKGLKPAALGKVSSPEVKEFIEKCLAPASQRLSAKELLRDPFLQSEHSKLPVVDLLQIPNEAPRFLSTFICGPHSMDIDHEYNQSQCPDSNSGSSCSSVLEIQRVHLNNEFRLKGKKNDDSSISLTLRIADQGGRVRNIHFLFYLDSDTALAVAAEMVEQLDLAEHDVAFIADFIDFLIMRILPNWKPSSCCLSSAERRASGLTLMPDQWETPVAGSPAELVVKQDDACEFHMDPRIFVPAVNGHNLYGNSSIASPHVSFALSPCFTINTGNKLSHGSATSEVLGEDSLRRSVMSKGSSAEASERDFRDLYCAECRLRAVESGNLEYPAHRDQLAENSDLVFSDQDTFSKGSPCSTLTLQRRDPEAELKLELDAIEAQYQQWFQELLRMKQDAMEETKKRWMAKDKVVVH, from the exons ATGAATTCTGGTGCGGGCTCTGGATTGCGTCATTCTGTTATAGGAGATGGAAGTGGGAGTGGGAATAGGAATATGAATTCGATAGGTTCTTCAGGGAGTCAAGGTATTTATAATGCCGCTCCTGATCACGAGGTTGATTATGTGGAGAAATGTCCCAGAGGTCAATATGTCCGG TACAATGAAGTCTTGGGCAAGGGCGCATTCAAGACTGT cTACAAGGCATTTGATCAAGTTGATGGGATAGAAGTTGCATGGAATCGGGTGAAGATAGATGAGGTGTTGCAGTCACCTCAAGATTTGGAAAAATTGTACTCTGAGGTTCATCTTGTAAAACAACTGAAGCAtgaaaatatcatcaaattctatGATTCATGGATtgatgaaaagaagaaaactattAACATGATCACAGAGCTTTTCACATCTGGGAGCCTGAGGCA ATATCGGAAAAAGCACAAAACTGTTGATATGAAGGCTATAAAGAATTGGGCACGGCAGATTCTCCGAGGTCTAGACTATCTTCATAGTCAAATCCCACCTGTCATTCATAGGGATCTCAAATGTGATAATATTCTTGTTAACGGAAATCAAGGAGAAGTAAAAATTGGGGACCTCGGATTGGCAACCATCCTGCAGCGGCCTACAGCAAAGAGTGTCATTG GAACCCCAGAATTTATGGCTCCAGAGCTTTATGAGGAGGAATATAATGAACTGGTTGACATATATTCCTTTGGAATGTGCTTGTTGGAAATGGTGACTTTGGATTATCCTTATTCTGAATGCAAAAATCCAGCTCAAATTTTTAGGAAAGTTACTAAG GGTTTGAAACCTGCTGCACTTGGCAAGGTGTCTTCTCCTGAAGTCAAAGAATTCATTGAGAAATGCTTGGCTCCAGCCTCTCAAAGGTTGTCTGCTAAGGAGCTTCTTAGAGACCCCTTTCTTCAATCTGAGCATTCAAAGTTACCTGTTGTTGATTTGTTACAAATACCTAATGAAGCACCTAGATTCTTAAGTACATTCATTTGTGGGCCTCATTCTATGGACATAGACCATGAATATAACCAGTCTCAGTGTCCAGACTCCAATTCTGGGAGTTCTTGTTCGTCAGTACTGGAAATTCAAAGAGTACATCTGAACAATGAATTTAGATTGAAGGGGAAGAAAAATGATGACAGCTCAATCTCATTAACCTTGCGCATCGCGGATCAGGGTG GTCGTGTTAGGAACATACACTTTCTATTTTACCTTGATTCAGACACCGCGCTTGCTGTTGCAGCTGAGATGGTTGAGCAGCTGGATTTAGCTGAACATGATGTAGCTTTCATTGCCGACTTTATCGATTTCTTAATTATGAGAATTTTGCCAAACTGGAAGCCTTCATCTTGTTGCCTCTCCAGCGCAGAGAGAAGAGCAAGTGGCCTAACCTTGATGCCAGATCAATGGGAGACACCCGTGGCAGGTAGTCCAGCTGAGTTAGTGGTCAAGCAAGATGATGCATGCGAGTTTCATATGGATCCTCGAATTTTTGTACCAGCTGTTAATGGCCATAATTTGTATGGGAATTCCAGTATTGCTTCTCCTCACGTTTCATTTGCTTTGTCTCCATGTTTCACAATAAATACAGGCAACAAGTTGTCACATGGATCAGCAACTTCTGAGGTCTTGGGTGAAGATTCTTTAAGAAGAAGTGTGATGTCTAAGGGTTCCAGTGCTGAAGCCTCTGAGAGGGACTTTAGGGATCTATATTGTGCTGAATGCAGATTGCGTGCAGTTGAAAGTGGCAATTTAGAATATCCTGCACATAGGGATCAGTTGGCAGAGAACTCTGACTTGGTTTTCTCTGATCAGGATACGTTTTCCAAAGGGAGCCCTTGTTCAACTTTGACTTTGCAAAGGAGAGATCCTGAGGCTGAGCTGAAGCTTGAGCTTGATGCAATTGAAGCACAATATCAGCAATGGTTTCAAGAACTTTTGAGGATGAAGCAGGATGCAATGGAGGAAACCAAGAAAAGGTGGATGGCGAAAGATAAAGTGGTTGTTCATTAA
- the LOC105173069 gene encoding uncharacterized protein LOC105173069, translating into MGLLTNRVERSAIKPGDHIYTYRAVFAYSHHGIFVGGSKVVHFTRVETSSSSDFEVYSAIAECPTFPDCGFRQPRSGVVLSCLDCFLRSGSLYCFEYGVTPSVFMAKVRGGTCTTAASDPPDAVIDRAMYLLQNGFGNYNVFQNNCEDFALYCKTGLLTIDRMGMGRSGQASSVIGAPLAALLSSPLKLLVPSPVGVAAVTAGMYCMSRYATDIGVRTDVVKVDVEDLAENLGVEISEEVAAENVVSDRQLIR; encoded by the exons ATGGGTTTGCTCACAAACAGAGTGGAGAGAAGTGCGATCAAGCCTGGGGATCATATCTACACTTACAGAGCAGTCTTTGCATACTCTCATCATG GTATCTTTGTTGGGGGTAGCAAAGTAGTTCATTTTACCCGCGTTGAAACGTCTTCCAGCTCTGATTTTGAAGTATACAGCGCAATTGCAGAATGTCCGACCTTTCCTGACTGTGGATTTAGGCAGCCAAGGAGTGGAGTCGTCCTGTCCTGCCTAGATTGTTTCCTTCGTAGTGGTTCCCTTTATTGCTTTGAATATGGAGTAACCCCATCTGTTTTCATGGCTAAAGTACGTGGAGGCACATGCACAACTGCTGCATCTGACCCACCCGATGCAGTCATTGATCGAGCAATGTATCTGCTGCAGAATGGATTTGGGAACTACAATGTGTTCCAGAACAACTGCGAGGATTTTGCTTTGTACTGTAAAACAGGACTCTTGACTATTGATCGGATGGGGATGGGGAGAAGCGGACAAGCTTCATCTGTGATAGGTGCACCATTGGCGGCTCTTCTTTCTTCCCCTCTGAAGTTGCTTGTGCCGAGTCCAGTTGGAGTGGCTGCAGTGACTGCAGGAATGTACTGCATGAGCAGGTATGCAACCGATATTGGTGTGCGAACCGATGTTGTCAAGGTAGACGTGGAGGACCTGGCTGAGAATCTTGGTGTAGAGATCAGTGAAGAAGTAGCTGCAGAAAATGTGGTTTCAGACAGGCAACTTATCAGATGA
- the LOC105173070 gene encoding pyridoxine/pyridoxamine 5'-phosphate oxidase 2, producing the protein MGSSSAAPWKQLLLSSIQANSHLKHYSYFQLATVASNGRPSNRTVVFRGFQDDGDKILINTDNRSRKIDELKHCPFAEICWYFTESWEQFRINGSVDVIDGTNPDPVKLEQREKSWFACSPKSRLQYMAPTPRLPSLSELPSEIPSMDPSIGPVAAFCLLILDPAQIDYLNLKSNERLIFTSGLSSDGKKLWTSEKVNP; encoded by the exons ATGGGCAGCTCGTCGGCGGCGCCATGGAAGCAGCTTCTACTCAGCTCAATCCAAGCCAATTCCCACCTCAAGCATTATTCCTATTTCCAGCTT GCAACAGTAGCATCTAACGGCAGACCCTCCAATCGCACAGTTGTTTTCAG AGGGTTTCAAGATGACGGTGATAAGATTCTAATCAACACCGACAATCGCTCTCGGAag ATTGATGAGCTCAAGCACTGCCCTTTTGCCGAG ATATGTTGGTATTTCACTGAATCTTGGGAGCAATTCCGAATCAACGGATCAGTAGATGTCATAGATGGAACTAATCCTGATCCGGTGAAACTTGAG CAACGAGAGAAATCCTGGTTTGCATGCTCTCCTAAATCAAGGCTGCAGTATATGGCGCCCACGCCAAGACTCCCTTCCCTGAGCGAACTGCCATCTGAAATCCCCTCTATGGATCCTTCCATTGGACCAGTAGCTGCATTTTGCCTGCTCATACTCGATCCTGCCCAG ATTGactatttgaatttgaagagCAATGAGAGGCTCATATTCACATCAGGATTGAGTAGTGATGGAAAGAAGCTCTGGACTTCAGAAAAAGTCAATCCTTAA
- the LOC105173071 gene encoding uncharacterized protein LOC105173071 has product MAFAEARAAWQRTANRCLVQEDAKRAPKLACCSSSVPPSVKQAETGPTGAAGGQDIPNSPSLPFNHYPSYSNLSPNSRWWLQLQPNYGYQKGLTDEQFTSTEGKIGTCQIQENSGDVASNVVDRTSHVESSFDNQFGKEEFSVEDGKFGTFCGRDCQDPLKLEVKEDFRELRGEDLFCCEVSKNANDLYLDSELSWIGPEKNTPWWRTADTEELALLVAQRSLDLIENCDLPRPQNTHFTKDLRINASCYSHDQISTSPLDRKPGIGSHNHCGAHDSTPVSLTAGSSCRQLRMSARDQLVSVVGKPLSVVTCERKIRDSPTNERMPELPGLDDDASKARLLEALRHSQTRAREAEHVAEQACVEKDHVVKLVFRQASQLFAYKQWVHLLQLENMYFQFKNAKAQTSSAVIPVVLPWTPLRTRKMRKSWQKSSSRKRARRPRPQIHDLGRHAFVFALGLGLIGAGLLLGWTIGWLLPTW; this is encoded by the exons ATGGCATTCGCAGAAGCTAGGGCTGCTTGGCAGAGAACGGCCAACAGATGCTTGGTCCAAGAAGATGCGAAAAGAGCTCCTAAATTGGCTTGTTGCTCATCATCAGTGCCCCCTTCTGTTAAACAGGCTGAGACTGGACCTACAGGTGCAGCTGGTGGCCAAGACATTCCTAACTCCCCCTCTCTGCCGTTTAATCACTATCCTTCCTATTCTAATCTATCTCCAAATTCAAGATGGTGGCTTCAGCTGCAACCCAATTATGGGTATCAGAAGGGTTTGACGGATGAACAGTTTACTTCCACGGAAGGTAAAATTGGAACCTGCCAGATCCAAGAAAACTCAGGAGACGTTGCAAGCAATGTTGTTGATCGGACTTCCCATGTCGAATCTTCCTTTGATAACCAGTTTGGCAAGGAAGAATTTTCAGTTGAAGATGGAAAGTTTGGAACATTCTGTGGCCGGGATTGCCAAGATCCTCTCAAGCTTGAAGTCAAGGAGGATTTTCGAGAACTAAGAGGCGAAGATCTTTTTTGTTGTGAAGTTTCAAAAAACGCCAATGATCTTTATTTAGATTCGGAATTGTCCTGGATTGGGCCTGAGAAAAATACTCCATGGTGGCGAACTGCAGATACTGAGGAGTTGGCTTTATTAGTTGCACAAAGATCGCTTGATCTTATAGAGAATTGTGACCTTCCCAGGCCCCAGAATACTCATTTCACGAAGGATCTTAGAATCAATGCATCCTGTTACAGTCATGATCAAATTTCCACCTCACCACTGGATCGAAAGCCTGGAATTGGGAGTCACAACCATTGTGGTGCTCATGATTCTACCCCAGTCAGCCTGACTGCTGGAAGTTCTTGCCGACAACTTAGAATGTCAGCTAGAGATCAATTAGTATCTGTAGTAGGCAAGCCATTAAG TGTTGTGACTTGCGAACGGAAAATCAGGGATAGCCCAACTAATGAGAGAATGCCTGAGCTGCCTGGACTTGATGATGATGCAAGCAAGGCTCGACTACTGGAAGCACTTCGTCATTCTCAGACACGCGCCAGAGAAGCCGAGCATGTAGCGGAACAGGCTTGTGTGGAGAAAGATCATGTTGTCAAGCTTGTATTCAGACAGGCATCACAGCTCTTTGCCTATAAACAGTGGGTCCATCTTCTGCAACTGGAGAACATGTATTTCCAGTTCAAGAACGCCAAAGCTCAGACATCATCGGCTGTCATTCCTGTAGTGTTACCTTGGACACCTCTAAGAACTAGGAAAATGAGGAAAAGCTGGCAAAAATCGTCCAGTAGAAAAAGGGCCAGACGGCCTCGTCCACAGATACATGATTTGGGCAGACATGCATTTGTTTTTGCGTTAGGGTTGGGGCTTATTGGCGCCGGTTTGTTACTGGGGTGGACCATTGGGTGGCTGCTGCCTACCTGGTGA